The genomic window TCTACGACCAACGATAACACAAATTTTTGTAGTACCGATATCCAATCCTACTACGATGGGCGACTGACTGGTAAATTTTGCCTTGTCCATATTCGTTAATTTTGCTGAGTTTTATACTGTTTTTCCAGGGCCCTGATTTCTTTCTCTCTTGCTTCTTTCTCTTTCTTCAGTTGGGCCTCAGATTTTGCCGGCTTTGGCTGTGCTGTTACCGTTTGCTTCGGTTTTTCTTTTTTATCCGCTGGCTTTATTTCCTTCGGCTTGGTGGCCTGCGCAAGCGCTGGCTTTTTTACTTCTGTTTTAACTGGTGCTGTTTTTTTAGGTGCTTCCTTTTTTACTTCCGCTTTTTTGGGCTCGGGCTTTTTGGCTGTAACCTTCGGCACATCTACCTTTTTAGGCTCAACTTTTTTTGCTTCGGGCTTTTTGGGCTCTTCTCTTTTAGGCGTCACCTTTTCGGCTTCATCTGCCTCTGGCCGGTCATCCATAGCCGCAACAATTGTGCTGTTGATCAGCGAATCGGTTACGTTTCGTTGTATCCTCAAACTATCTGCTGCAGAAATTGTTTTTGCTTTTTTTCCTAATTCTGTCGAATCTCTTTTTTCGCAAACAATCTGATTGGTATATTTAATATTGATGGTTTTATAAGTATCCCAACCTACCTGCGGCATTGCTTTTTTATAGAACAGCAACAAGTTTTTCATTTTCTTTTCAAGTGAATCGGCATTACCCAAAACAATACGTTGATTACCTACCCTTGGGATCAATTCGATGTCGTTTTTCTGATCAACCACAATCTGTTCTATCTGAGCATCCCAAAGGGTATCTTGCTTGATATACTGCGCAGTTTTATATAAATCTCTTGCCAATTGCGTGTGAAGGGTATCAACTCTGCTCCCAAAAACCTCTGTAATATGCCCTGTTGCCACAAGCACATTGGCCGTGAAGTTTGATGAAATAGGCATTTTCAGTCCATCATTATCAATGTAAAAATCCTGCCCATTCTCGTTCAATATGCGCAGAATAGGCTGGCGTTGTTTTACTTCAATGTGCAATACCCCATCCATATCTACATATACTTTAGCAAAACCGATGTAAGGGTTAGACTGCAGTTTTTTCTCGATCTTATGAATATTGATATTCTCGAGATTACGACCTAAAAGAACACCTTGATCTTCTTTTAAAATGTCATCAATTTCTTCACGCTCAATGAAATTATCTGCTCCGGGAATCAGGATCTTAACATCGGTACATTTAACTGTCTGTTTCTTCACATTGATAAAACTCAAAAGCACCACCACCCCTGCCAAGCTGATCAGCCAGGCAAAGCCAGTAAAAATTGTGCTCCAGTTTATCCGTTTAAGCATTGTTTAAAGTGTTTTTAAGGGGTTCGATAATCGTGTCGATATCTCCCGCACCTACTGTTAAAATTAATTCAGGTTTTGTGTCCTTAACATGCTGAACCACAAAATCTTTTCCACATATTTTTTTATCTGCTAAAGTGATTTTATCCAATAAAAACTGTGCATTTATCCCTTCAAGCGGCAATTCTCTTGCGGGATAAATCTCCAACAGCATCAGTTCGTCAGCCGTGCTTAAAACTTTTGCAAATTCATCAGCAAAATCCCTTGTCCGTGTGAAGAGGTGCGGCTGAAAAATTACCGTTAGCTTTTTATCTGGATACAATTGTCTAACCGCATCAAAACAAGCCCTCAGTTCTTCAGGATGGTGTGCATAATCATCAATATAAATCTGATTGCCGTTATTCACAATATATTCGAAGCGGCGTTTAACACCCTTAAAATTGGCAACCGCTTGTTTTACCTTTTCTGCATCAATTCCCAATTGCAGCGCAATGGCAATGGCAACCGTTGTATTTTCGACATTGTGCTTACCAGGAAGCATTAAATTAATGTCTTTGATACTTTGTGTGCTATCGGTATAATCGAAAACAAATTTAGACCCTTCTACCCTTAAATTCTCTGCCTTTGCAGTTGCCGTTGAACTTGCCGCATAACTGATGCTTTTCTCAAGCGGCAATCCTTCGTGCGCATAAAGCACGCCTTCTGCTTTAAGTTGACCGGCAAACAACCTGAACGATTCTTCGAGATGGCTCTTGTCACCGTAAATATCCAGGTGATCTGCATCCATAGAAGTAACCACGGCTACATCCGGGTGCAAGGTTAGGAAAGAACGATCATATTCGTCGGCCTCTACCACCACTACATTGTTTTTTCCGAAAAGCACATTACTGTTATAGTTACTGGTTATCCCACCTAAAAAAGCCGTGCAATCGTAGCCGGTATCTTTTAAAATATGCGCAACAATAGATGACGTTGTGGTTTTGCCATGTGTACCCGCAACTGCGATACAGAACATTCCTTTACTGATGATCCCTAAGACCTCAGAACGTTTTTTAAGCGCAAAACCTTTATTTATAAAATGGTTTAAAATTTTAGCATCTTTTGGAATTGCTGGAGTGTAAACCACAAGCGTATCATCATGATCATCCAAAAATGCACAGGGCAGCGAAGAAGCTTCATCAAGATACGTTATGAGAATGCCTTCCTGCTCTAAGGTTTCGGTCAGCTTAGTCCTGGTTTTATCGTAACCACAAACCACCTGTCCGCGTTTAGCAAAATAACGGGCAAGCGCACTCATGCCGATACCACCGATACCTACAAAGAAAACCCTATTTATTTTACTTAGTTCCATTTTATTTTAAGCTAAAAGTGGAAAGACTAAAGCTTAAAGCCTGCCTTTCTACTGTTTTAAGCTGAAAGTTGAAAGACCCATGCTTAAAGCTTCCTTCCAATACTCCAGTTATGTTATTTATTTTTATTCTCTACCTATTTTTGCCTTCAGACTTTGGTCTTTTTACTTTAGTCGTTCCGCTTTATTAGCTTCAATACTTCGTTTGCTATAATTTCGTCTGCCGCTGGCAGTGCCATTTCACCTATATTTTCTGAAAGTTTTTCACACTGTTCTTTGTTATTTAATAACGCCAGCGTTTCTTTAACCAAGGTGTCTTCTGCAGAGCGATCGTTAATTAATATTGCTGCTCCATTTTTAACCAGAGCCATCGCATTTTTAGTTTGATGGTCTTCTGCTACATTTGGCGAAGGCACCAATATTACTGGTTTTTTAATCAAACAAAGTTCTGCGATCGTTCCAGCTCCTGCCCGGCTTACAATTACATCTGCTGCTGCATAAGCGAGGTCCATTTTATTTAAAAACTCAAGGATACGAACATTGGGATGATATGCTAAACCCAATCTTTCAATAATCCCTTTATAGTAATATTTACCTGTTTGCCAGATCACCTGCACATCTTGAGCAAGGATATCGGGTAAATGTTTTTCGATTGCCTTATTCAGTGTGCCTGCGCCTAAACTTCCACCGGTAACCATAATGGTCATTTTCAATGGATCGAGCTTTAACAGTTCGGCACCTTGAAAATGTTTTCCTTTTATATCAACTACTTCCTGGCGGACAGGATTTCCTGTTTTTAAAATCCTATCAGCTGGAAAAAACTGATCCATATCATCAAAGGCGACACAGATTTTTGAAGCTTTTTTACCTAACCATTTATTGGTTATTCCGGCATAAGAATTCTGTTCCTGGATGAGGTAAGGAATTCCTTTCAGCGAAGCTGCATACAATAGTGGACCTGAGGCATAACCACCAACACCTACTACAGCATCGGGCTTAAAATCATTAATAATCTGCATGGCTTTGCGCACACTACCGATTACCTTAAACGGGAGGGCGAGATTTTTAATAATCGAACCACGTTGCATCCCACTAATATTTAATCCTATTATTTTATAGCCGGCTGCAGGAACTTTTTCCATTTCCATGCGACCTATTGCACCCACAAACAAAATCTCACAGGTTGGCACCATGCGTTTTAGCGCATTGGCTATGGCCACGGCAGGAAAAATATGCCCGCCGGTGCCACCACCTGATATGATAATTTTTGGGGAATTATTCATTTTAATTATTATTTAACCGCAAAGAGCGCTGAGTTTTTCGCAAAGCACGCTAAGCATTTTGTTTTTCACCACCGAGTACACTAAGTTTTCACAGAGGGCACTGAGTTTTATTTTTTTGTTTACCACAAAGGCGCTAAGAGCACCAAGGTTTTTCTATCGGATTTCACACTTAAGGTTGGACAATTGATAAACAATTTCTTTGTAAGCTCTGTGTCAACCTCCGTGTCCTCTGTGGTTAAATTTTTTACTTTATTATTTTTAAATAGATTGCTTCGTCATACTTCCTCGCAATGACGATTCATCTTAAGCTATTGCAGGTATTTCACCAATTATTATTTTATTTTTTACTTTCTCTTTTTCTTCTTTTGTTAGTGCATTTGCATTTTCTTCTACATCACGGCTTACGCTGAGTATAATCCCAAAGGCCACACTGGTAAAGATCATTGATGTACCGCCCATACTTACCAATGGCAGCGGAACCCCTGTTACCGGACCCAACCCTACCGCTACCGCCATATTTGCAAAGGCCTGTATGGTCAGACTGAAACTCAGTCCGGCCGCGAGCAATGCACCGAAGGCCTTAGGTGCCCGGGTTACGATCTTGATACATCGGTATAAAAGCACCAGGTATAGTATCATGATTACAATTCCTCCCACAGTTCCCCATTCTTCAATAATAATGGCGAAAATAAAATCGGAATACGGATGTGGTAGGAAATTGCGTTGTGTACTATTACCTGGTCCTTTACCAAAAACACCACCAGTAGCCAAGGCAATTTTTGCCTGATCTGCCTGGAAAGTTTTATCTGAATGCTGCATTTCAGGATGCATGAACGTATTGATACGCGACATGTATGTTTTTCTCCTTGGTCCCAAAAAGAAAACAAACAACAGCAGTACAAAACCACCTGCACAAACAATCGCGATCTGTTTAATACTGATCCTACCGATAATTAACAGCAAAATACTTACACCAAACAGCATTAATGCTGTAGATAGGTTGGCCAATGCGATTAAAACAAACACCACACAAACCGAACCCATAATTGGTATAAATGATTCTTTAACATTTTTAATATTTTCTTGCTTTTTGGTTAGCATCCTGGCCAAAAAGGTAATCAATGCAAGTTTAGCCAAATCGGAAGTTTGAAAGGTTAGTCCGATTACCGGTATTTTAACCCACCGAGATGCATCGTTCAAATTTGTTCCGAATATTAGCGTATAGAACAGCAACGGAATGGTAACGATCATCAATACCTTTGAAATACCCGCATAATAGCGATAATCGAGCAAGTGGGCAATATAGATCATCCCGATACCCATTAGCACAAAAATTAAGTGCTTGGTAAGTAAAAGCTTTTCTACCGTTTCTCCTTTTTTATATGCCAAGGTACCTGTTGCACTGTACACCGCCATTACAGATATAAGCGAAAGCAGGATGATGATCAGCCAGATCCATCTATCGCCTTTTGTTTTATTAAGTAGTGCCTGGAACATATATTGTACCTCCTATTATAATTCTCTAACTGCCGCTTTAAACTGGTTACCGCGGTCTTCGTAATTTTTGAACAGATCGAAACTAGCACAAGCTGGCGATAACAATACTGCATCACCACGTTTAGCCAAATGGAAAGCAATCTGCGCTGCTTCATCAGCTGAAAAAGTATTTACAATTACTTCTACATCATCCTCGAAAGCATCGTGGATACGTTTGTTGTCCTTACCCAAACAAACGATAGCCTTAACCTTGCTTTTAACCAGATCTTTAAGCATGTTGTAATCGTTTCCTTTATCAACACCGCCCATAATCAGCACTACATCGCTGGTCATACTCTCTAAAGCATACCAGGTAGAGTTCACATTGGTGGCTTTACTGTCGTTGATAAAATCGATCCCCGAAATTTTGGCCACATGCTCTAACCTGTGCTCAATATTTTTGAAATTGCCCATGCTTTCGCGGATGGTCTCATTTCTTAATTCTAAAACTTTAGACACAATGCCTGAGGCCATAGAATTGTAAATGTTGTGCTTGCCCTGTAAGGCTAAATCTGAAATAGACATGGTTAGTTGGTTATTTGGTTCTGTAAGGATATGTATAGTAGTTTCTTCTAAATAAGCACCCAGTTCTACTTTTTTAGTAATTGAAAAGGGATAGGCTTTCGCCACAGGCTTAATCAGCGCGATGGCTTTTAGGCTCTCTTCATCATCTGCACAATAAATGAAAACATCTTGCGCTGTCTGGTTTTGAACAATCCGCATTTTAGATGCAGCATATTTTTCCAGTTTATAATCGTAACGGTCTAAATGATCTGGAGTAATGTTGAGCAAAACAGCAATATCTGCTTTAAAAGCGAACATATCATCAAGCATGAAGCTTGAGATTTCCAGCACATAATATTCGTAATCTTCCGTAGCCACCTGTGCTGCAAAACTCTGCCCGATATTACCTGCCAGGCCGACATTTAAACCCGCATTTTTCAGGATGTGATAAGTTAATAAACTCGTAGTCGACTTACCGTTTGACCCTGTAATACAGATGGTTTTTGCATTGGTATATCTTTTGGCAAATTCAATTTCCGAAACCACAGGAATCCCTTTTGCAACCAATTTTTTAATAATTGGGGCTGTAGGCGGAATACCTGGACTTTTAATTACCTCTGTTGCATTTAAGATCAGTTCTTTAGTATGTTTTTCAGATTCGAACGGAATGGAAAGTTTTTCTAATGCAGCTCTATATTTATCGGTAATTAAACCGTAATCGGAAACAAAAACATCGAAACCTTTTGCCTGCGCCAATTTTGCAGCGCCAACTCCACTTTCGCCGGCACCAAGAATAACCACACGGCCCTGCCCGGTCATCGCTGACTTAGTATTGCTTGATGTGATATTATTCGTGCTCATTTTTTATTTTTTCTAGTATCAAGTAATAAGTATCGAGTATCAAGACAGGAGTACCATTACACTTTATCTTTTTTACTTATTTTTATTACCTCTAAGGGTATTTATTTATAATTCTATTTTGCCTTTAAGCTTTAGGCATTTGAGCCTCTAAACCCTCAACCTTCTATCCCTTTACCTTCAACCTCAACCTACCTTAACTTCAACGTTACAATGGTCATAATTGCAAGCATGATTCCGATAATCCAGAAACGAGTTACAATTTTGGCCTCGTGATATCCTTTTTTCTGGTAATGGTGATGTAAAGGCGACATCAGGAAAATCCTGCGGCCTTCGCCAAATTTCTTCTTGGTATATTTAAAATAAGATACCTGCACAATTACCGACACCAGTTCTACCAGGAATATTCCACATAAAATCGGAATCAACAGCTCCTTGCGGATCATGATGGCAAATGAGGCAATTATTCCTCCAATGGCCAAACTTCCGGTATCGCCCATAAAAATCTGCGCCGGGTAAGAATTGTACCAAAGGAAACCTACGCAGGAACCCACAAATGCACCTGCAAAAATCATCAGCTCTGCAGAGTTTGGGATATACATAATATTGAGGTAATCGGCCATAATGGTATTACCCGATACATAAGCCAAAATACCCAGGGTGATTCCGATTACTGCCGAAGTTCCAGTAGCTAAACCATCAATCCCATCGGTAATGTTTGCCCCGTTCGATACCGCAGTAATAATAAATACTGCTACAATCAGGAAGATGAAAAATGCATACTTCTGGTAATCGGCGCCCAAAAACTTCAATACCTTTGCATAATCGAACTCATTGTTCTTATAAAAAGGCATATTGGTTTTAGTCGATTTTACATCTTGTGTATAATAAAAGGTTTCTCCTTTTTGTCGCAATACCATCGGAACCGTAGAAGTACTTTTTACATCGTCCTGTACAGTTTCCCTTACCACAATATTTGGATGAAAGTACATCGTGCAACCTACAATTAAGCCTAAACCAACCTGACCAACAACTTTAAAACGACCTGCTAAACCTTCTTTATTCTTTTTGAAAACTTTGATATAATCATCTAAAAAGCCTACGGCACCCATCCAGATCGTGGTAATTATCATTAAAATCACATAGATATTGGAGATATTGGCAAATAATAAGGTCGGAATAAGAATACCCAGCAAAATAATGATACCACCCATTGTTGGTGTACCCTGTTTTTGCATCTGTCCTTCCAAACCTAAATTCCTTACTGTTTCTCCAACCTGTTTTTTATGTAGGTAATCAATTAACCTGCGTCCGTAAACGGTGGTAATTACCAATGATAAAATAATAGAGATAGATGCACGGAAAGTGATGTACTGAAACAACCTTAACCCAGGTATATCATAATGCTTATGCAGGTATTCGAATAATAAATATAACATTAGCTGATTGGTTTTAATTGTTCAAGTAAAATTTCTTTATCATCAAAATGATTCCTTACGCCATTAATTTCCTGGTATTTTTCATGCCCTTTACCAGCAACAAGAATAATGTCTCCTGGTTGCGCTAAATGGCAGGCTGTTTTTATTGCTTCTTTTCTATCTAAAATGGATAGGGTTTTACGCTTATTGGTCGGTGAAACACCAGCTTCCATTTCGCTGATAATCGTTTGCGGATCTTCTGTTCTGGGATTATCAGAGGTCAGGATCACCTTATCGCTCCAATCGCATGCTACCTGAGCCATAATAGGGCGTTTGGTTTTATCTCTATCTCCACCGCAACCAATCACCGTGATTACCTGTTCGGTTCCTTTACGGATATTGGCAATGGTACTCAACACATTCTGAACAGCATCTGGTGTATGTGCATAATCTACAATGCCTATAATCTTATCTGCAGAGGTGATGTAATCAAATCTTCCTTCAGCGCCTGATAAACGGCTTAACAAAGTCAGCACCTTTAACTTATCCTGCTCCAACAGAATCGCTGTTCCATACACGGCCAATAAATTGTACGCATTGAAAGACCCTACAAGTTTGAAGTAAACATCTTCATTATCGATATCTAAATGCAGACCACTGAACTGGTTCTCAATAATTTTTGCTTTAAAATCGGCCAGCTGTTTAAGTGCATAGGTTTTTTTATGCGCTTTTGTATTCTGCAGCATCACCACTCCATTTTTATCGTCGATGTTGGTCAATGCAAATGCCGATTTAGGCAAAACATCAAAAAATGCTTTTTTAGCTTTCAGGTAAGCGTCAAAAGTTTTATGAAAATCTAAATGATCGTGTGTTAAATTCGAAAATACACCACCTGAGAAAGTCAAGCCTTCAATCCTGTGCTGAGAAACTGCATGTGAGCTTACTTCCATAAAACAGTAATCGCAACCCGCATCGACCATCTCTCTTAAGAGCTGATTTAATGCGATTGGATTTGGTGTGGTATGTGTTGCCGCCACTACCATATCATTGATATAATTCTCTACCGTTGATAAAAGCCCGGTTTTGTAACCTAGATCTTTAAATAATTTAAAAAGAATAGTAGCAATGGTGGTTTTTCCGTTGGTTCCCGTAATACCGATCAGTTTCAGATCTGCCGATGGGTTTCCAAAATAGTTCCCGGCAACAATCCCCAAAGCCACCGCAGTATTATCTACTTTGATATAAGTAACCGTAAAGTCCTGGATTTCCGGCAAATTTTCGCAGATAATTACTCCTGCCCCCTGCTCAATGGTCTGCTCAATAAACTGGTGTCCATCAGCTACGGTGCCCACTACAGCAAAAAAGATATCATCTTTACTTACTTTACGCGAATCGAAATTCAGCGCATTGATTTCCCTATCGGTTCTACCAACCAATTCTTTAATCGTTACGCCATAAAGTAAATCCTGTAATTGCATCATATTAATTATTGAATGATTGAATTAGAGAATGATAGAATGTGGCTATAGCCTTTAAACATTCACTCATTCAAAATTCTCTCATTTTATCATTCCTTTTAATTTAACTCTATCTGTACACCCAATCCTTTACCCACCTTTGTTCCGGCAATGATGGATTGACTGACCACTTTTCCCGAACCCGAAACCTTTGTTTTCAAGCCTGCATTCCCTAAAAGGTACAATGCATCTTTCAGTCCCATTCCCGCCACATTTGGCATCACACCTTTACGCTCGTTATTTTCCTGAAAAACCGTTCCTGCACTGGTATCTATAATATTGTAATACTCAGATTTTGAAGCAAAAAGCGGTTTAAAACCAAATGCTTTATACACCTTCTGAGTCGCTTTACTCTGTCCTGCTTTTGTTGGCGGATTACCTGTATTACCTACCAAACGGGTTGGCATATCGTTGTACATCTGCATATCGCTGGCATAAATACGGTCGGCGATTTCCCTGAATACAGGTCCTGAAACCAATGCTCCGTAATAAGCACCCTTTGGATCGTTGATTACCACGATTAGCGAATACTTCGGTTTATCAGCTGGAAAATAACCCACAAATGAAGCTTGATATTGTTTTTTTCCTTTGTAACCTTTGTTTGCATCAGCAACCTGGGCAGTACCCGTTTTACCTGCAATTGGATATAAAGGATTGTAAACAACCTGCTTTCCACTACCCTCGGTTACCACGCCTTCAAGCATTTTTCTGATCTTGCTCAAGGTAACATCCGAACAGATTTTATCGTTAATTACTCTCGCTTTAAATTGTTCGATCGGATTACCCAGCCTTCTGATCTCTTTTACAAAAATCGGTTGTAACATTTTACCATTGTTGGCCACTGCATTATACAGAGTGAGCATCTTTAATGGCGTCAAATTCATTTCGTAGCCATAGGCCATTTGAGGAAGGGTCATGTTTTTGTTCCAGCTTCGGTTCGCTTTAATATTTTTAATCACCGGTGTTGCCTCACCTGGGATCTGCAGGTCCATTTTTTTATTCAAATGCCAATCGTATAAATGATCCGTAAATTTCATTGGATTACTACCGTAATGCATGTTGATCAATTTCGCAATCGCTGCATTCGAAGATTCTTCAAATGCTTTTTTCACGGTAACTGTTTCAATTTTCGGGTGTGAATCTTTAATCAGTTTGCCTGGGATCTGATAATATCCCGTACCGATCATGGTATTGGTATCGATCAGTTTATCTTCTAAAAGCGCCATGTACGAGGCTAATTTAAAGGTGGATCCCGGATCCTGGTTACCCGCGATGGCATAGTTAAATTTCTCTTTATACACCCCTTCCTCTACCTTAGAGAAATTAGCTACCGCCCGGATCTCACCGGTTGCCACTTCCATCAAGATCACCGTACCGTGATCAGCCTTCGATTTGATCAACTGCTTTTCTAATGCACTCTGAGCCAGATCCTGCATGTTTACATCAATGGTCGAAATAATATCAGCACCATCTTTTGGCGCCACCTCAGCTTCTTCATTAACAGGAATATAAACCCCACCGGCAATTCGCTGCATCAATCTTTTTCCGGTTTCGCCGTTGATATATTCTTTATAGGCACCCTCTAAACCCACACCGTTTTTAACATTTTCGTTTTTATACCCGATGGTACGGGCAGCCAAAGCCTGAAAAGGAAGAATCCGTTTGTTCTGCTGAACAGCAATTAAACCGCCACTAAACTTCCCGATGTTATATAACGGAAAAGTCCTGATGGTTTTAAGATCAGCATAACCCACTTTACGGTGGATCAGCAAATAGCGCGAGCTGTCCTGGCGGCCTTTGCGCAGATAACGCGCATATTCTTTAGCCGTTTTATCCTGAAAGAGCTGAGCTAATTTATAACCCAGCGAATCTACTTTCTCATTAAATACTTTATCATCGGCAATACCGCCAGCAAACATATCCATGCGCAGTTCGTATTCCGGTATCGAAGTAGCCAGTAAACTGCCATCGTTAGAATAAATATTTCCACGGGTAGCCTCTACATTTACATATCGTGTAGAAAGACTATCTGCCATAGCTTTCCATTTTTTCCCTTGCACATACTGCACCTGACCGAGGCGTAAAAACACCGCGAAAGCAAAAAGCACAATTAAGCCAAATGCCAGATATACACGAAGCAAGATGTTTGCTCTAATATTCATCGCTTTTAACAATTATTTTTTTTGGTGGTTCAATCAGTTCTTTTATCCCAAGGGTATCTACCTTTTTGGCAACCTCTGTCAATTTACTCTTGAACATCAGGTCGGCCTTGAGGGATTTATACTCCCATCTTAATTCTTTTACTTCTTTATTTAATTTATCAATCCGGCGAATATTGTTTACCGCAAAGTGGCTGTTGGCAATGTAAATCATCCCCAAAAGCGCCAGAAAACACAAATAAGGCAAAGCATCAGTTGCCGCCTCTTTACTTACTAATCCATCATTAAAAAGCTTACTGATAAATGAATTGCTATCCATTTTTTCTTCAGCAGTTTTTGGCCTTTTGGGCGCAGCTTTTAACTCTGGTTCAGGCCCAACTTCTTCCTCCTCTATCTCTTCCCTAAACCTGTTCATATCTTTTCTGCAATTCTTAGTTTCGCACTGCGGGCCCTATTGTTTTGAGCAATCTCCTCATCAGTGGCAATTATCGCTTTTCGTGTAATTACATTAAATGGCTTTTGCTGATTTCCGAAGAAATCCTTTTCTACTTCACCCTGAAATTTGCCTTTCGCCATAAAGTTTTTAACCGGCCTGTCTTCCAAAGAATGATAAGACATGACCACTAAATGACCACCCGGCTTCAATACATCAGCAGCCTGCAGCAGAAAATCTTCAAGCACCTGGATTTCGGCATTCACCTCTATGCGTAACGCCTGAAACACCTGCGCTAAATATTTATTCTCTTTTCCTTTCGGGATGTAACCAGCAATTGCCGACTTCAAACTGTCTATATCGGTAAAAGGCTGCTCTAAACGTGAAGTCACGATGGCGCGAGCCAACGATTTAGCATTCTTCACTTCTCCATAAATTCCAAAGATTTTATGCAGTTTATCCTCTGTATAGGTATTCAGTATTTCAGCAGCCGTTAAATCACGATGCTGATCCATACGCATATCCAGATCGGCATTATGACGGAT from Flavobacterium sp. W4I14 includes these protein-coding regions:
- a CDS encoding UDP-N-acetylmuramate--alanine ligase (product_source=KO:K01924; cath_funfam=3.40.1190.10,3.40.50.720,3.90.190.20; cog=COG0773; ko=KO:K01924; pfam=PF01225,PF02875,PF08245; superfamily=51984,53244,53623; tigrfam=TIGR01082), with product MELSKINRVFFVGIGGIGMSALARYFAKRGQVVCGYDKTRTKLTETLEQEGILITYLDEASSLPCAFLDDHDDTLVVYTPAIPKDAKILNHFINKGFALKKRSEVLGIISKGMFCIAVAGTHGKTTTSSIVAHILKDTGYDCTAFLGGITSNYNSNVLFGKNNVVVVEADEYDRSFLTLHPDVAVVTSMDADHLDIYGDKSHLEESFRLFAGQLKAEGVLYAHEGLPLEKSISYAASSTATAKAENLRVEGSKFVFDYTDSTQSIKDINLMLPGKHNVENTTVAIAIALQLGIDAEKVKQAVANFKGVKRRFEYIVNNGNQIYIDDYAHHPEELRACFDAVRQLYPDKKLTVIFQPHLFTRTRDFADEFAKVLSTADELMLLEIYPARELPLEGINAQFLLDKITLADKKICGKDFVVQHVKDTKPELILTVGAGDIDTIIEPLKNTLNNA
- a CDS encoding cell division protein FtsW (product_source=KO:K03588; cog=COG0772; ko=KO:K03588; pfam=PF01098; transmembrane_helix_parts=Outside_1_12,TMhelix_13_35,Inside_36_47,TMhelix_48_70,Outside_71_73,TMhelix_74_96,Inside_97_108,TMhelix_109_131,Outside_132_150,TMhelix_151_184,Inside_185_190,TMhelix_191_208,Outside_209_271,TMhelix_272_294,Inside_295_306,TMhelix_307_329,Outside_330_343,TMhelix_344_366,Inside_367_397) is translated as MFQALLNKTKGDRWIWLIIILLSLISVMAVYSATGTLAYKKGETVEKLLLTKHLIFVLMGIGMIYIAHLLDYRYYAGISKVLMIVTIPLLFYTLIFGTNLNDASRWVKIPVIGLTFQTSDLAKLALITFLARMLTKKQENIKNVKESFIPIMGSVCVVFVLIALANLSTALMLFGVSILLLIIGRISIKQIAIVCAGGFVLLLFVFFLGPRRKTYMSRINTFMHPEMQHSDKTFQADQAKIALATGGVFGKGPGNSTQRNFLPHPYSDFIFAIIIEEWGTVGGIVIMILYLVLLYRCIKIVTRAPKAFGALLAAGLSFSLTIQAFANMAVAVGLGPVTGVPLPLVSMGGTSMIFTSVAFGIILSVSRDVEENANALTKEEKEKVKNKIIIGEIPAIA
- a CDS encoding UDP-N-acetylglucosamine--N-acetylmuramyl-(pentapeptide) pyrophosphoryl-undecaprenol N-acetylglucosamine transferase (product_source=KO:K02563; cath_funfam=3.40.50.2000; cog=COG0707; ko=KO:K02563; pfam=PF03033,PF04101; superfamily=53756; tigrfam=TIGR01133); translation: MNNSPKIIISGGGTGGHIFPAVAIANALKRMVPTCEILFVGAIGRMEMEKVPAAGYKIIGLNISGMQRGSIIKNLALPFKVIGSVRKAMQIINDFKPDAVVGVGGYASGPLLYAASLKGIPYLIQEQNSYAGITNKWLGKKASKICVAFDDMDQFFPADRILKTGNPVRQEVVDIKGKHFQGAELLKLDPLKMTIMVTGGSLGAGTLNKAIEKHLPDILAQDVQVIWQTGKYYYKGIIERLGLAYHPNVRILEFLNKMDLAYAAADVIVSRAGAGTIAELCLIKKPVILVPSPNVAEDHQTKNAMALVKNGAAILINDRSAEDTLVKETLALLNNKEQCEKLSENIGEMALPAADEIIANEVLKLIKRND
- a CDS encoding cell division protein FtsQ (product_source=KO:K03589; ko=KO:K03589; transmembrane_helix_parts=Inside_1_6,TMhelix_7_29,Outside_30_421); this translates as MLKRINWSTIFTGFAWLISLAGVVVLLSFINVKKQTVKCTDVKILIPGADNFIEREEIDDILKEDQGVLLGRNLENINIHKIEKKLQSNPYIGFAKVYVDMDGVLHIEVKQRQPILRILNENGQDFYIDNDGLKMPISSNFTANVLVATGHITEVFGSRVDTLHTQLARDLYKTAQYIKQDTLWDAQIEQIVVDQKNDIELIPRVGNQRIVLGNADSLEKKMKNLLLFYKKAMPQVGWDTYKTINIKYTNQIVCEKRDSTELGKKAKTISAADSLRIQRNVTDSLINSTIVAAMDDRPEADEAEKVTPKREEPKKPEAKKVEPKKVDVPKVTAKKPEPKKAEVKKEAPKKTAPVKTEVKKPALAQATKPKEIKPADKKEKPKQTVTAQPKPAKSEAQLKKEKEAREKEIRALEKQYKTQQN